The following DNA comes from Quercus robur chromosome 1, dhQueRobu3.1, whole genome shotgun sequence.
GTTCTGGATGCCGCAGATCGAAAGTTACGACGGGGTCAAGGATCCACTTGATCatctagagaccttcaagaccctgatgcaccttcagggcgTACCAGACGAGATCATGTGCAAGGCGTTCCCGACCATGCTGAAGGGGCCTGCGAGGGTTTGGTTCAGTAGGttgacaccaaactccatcaatACTTTCAAGGAGTTGAGTGCCTTATTCACCTCACACTTTATAGGTGGACATCGATACAAAAAATCCACCGCTTGCTTAATGAACATCAAGCAACGAGAAGACGAGACGCTGCGAGCCTATATAACTCGTTTAAACAAAGAAGCCCTTTCAATTGATGAAGCTGACGATAAAATACTCGTAGCCGCGTTCACTAGCGGGCTACGGAAGGATAAGTTCTTGTTTTCCCTATACAAGaatgacccaaaaaccatgacGGACGTCCTCTACAAGGCTACAAAGTACATAAATGCAGAAGATGCGCTGCTGGCCCGCGAGGAAAGGCCTAAGAAGAAGGAAAGGCAGGAAGACACGAGACAAGACAGGGGGCGAAAGGTCGCTAAAACCGGAGATCAACGTGATGAAAAGCGCTCCAGACCACCCACTGGAAGGTTCACCAATTTCACCCCGTTAACCGCCCCAATCGACCAAGTATTGATGCAAATCAAAGATAAAGGAGCATTAACTTTCCCTGGAAAGTTGAAGGGAGACCCCAACAAAAGACCAAGAGACAAGTATTGCTGCTTTCACCGGGACCACGGTCACGACACAGCTAACTGCTACGACCTGAAGCAGCAGATTGAGACCCTAATCAGGTAGGGGAAACTACAGAGGTTCGTCAGCAGGGAAAGAACTGATACGCCGGAAGAACAGGCTCCACGAAGGGAGAACGACCGCCCTAGACCACCCATAGGAGACATACGAATGATCGTAGGGGGCACAACTGCAGCCGGATCTTCCAAGAAAGCTCGCAAGACCTACCTCAGGATGGTCTATAGTGTCCAACTCACAGGATCAGTACCAAAGATGCCGCAAATAGATAACCCCGTCATAAACTTTTCAGAGGATGACGCTCGGAGACTTCACCATCCTCATGACGACGCGCTAGTAGTCAGCCTGCAGATTGGGGATTATAATATGCATCGGGTCCTCGTCGACAACGGCAGCTCAGCAAACATCCTGTACTATCCAgcattccagcagatgaggattgaCAAGGAACGATTGTCCCCAACGAACGCCCCTCTCGTAGGATTTGGGGGTACGAAGGTCTTCCCTTTGGGCGCGATAACGCTAGCTGTGACGGCAGGTGACTATCCTCAGCAGATCACTAAGGAGATAACGTTCCTCGTAGTCGACTGCTCGTCCGCTTACAACGCCATCCTCGGGTGACCCACTCTCAACTCCTGGAAGGCGGTAACCTCTACATACCACCTAATGATCAAATTCCCGACAGAATATGGGGTAGGAGAACTGCGGGGGAATCAAGTAGTAGCACGAGAATGCTACATCGCCATGTTAGAGATGGAGGATCAACAGCAAACAATGTGCATCGGAAAACAGCGTGCATTAACAGAGCCTGTTGAAGAGCTAGAAGAAGTAAGACTTGACGACACACGGCCTGAACGAACGACTAAGATTGGCACACTAGCCAGTTGGCCCGTACGCCAGACGATCACAACTTTCCTAAGAAATAACCAAGACGTATTCGCCTGGAAtcatgaagacatgccaggaATTGACCCATCGGTCATGGTCCACAAGTTGAATGTGTCGCCCTTCTTCCCTCCGGTCCGGTAGAAGAAACGAGTCTTCGCCCGGGAACGGGATAGGGCCATAGCCGAGGAAGTTCGGAAGTTACTGGAGGCAGGTTTCATCCGAGAAGTATATTATCCCGACTGGCTGGCGAATGTCGTTTTGGTTAAGAAAGCCAACGGAAGCTGGAGGATGTACGTAGATTTCACAGACCTCAACAAGGCTTGTCCCAAAGACAGCTACCCGCTCCCACGGATAGATACCCTTGTGGATTCGACTGCAAGACACCAGCTCCTCAGCTTCATGGACACTTTCTCTGGCTACAACTAGATCAGGATGGACGAATCTGATCAGGAGAAGACCTCTTTTGTCACAAGCCAGGGATTATTctgctacaa
Coding sequences within:
- the LOC126712687 gene encoding uncharacterized protein LOC126712687; translation: MEVMMNALKGRVSSDLDDLVNKTDSPFTVSVNSFPLPQKFWMPQIESYDGVKDPLDHLETFKTLMHLQGVPDEIMCKAFPTMLKGPARVWFSRLTPNSINTFKELSALFTSHFIGGHRYKKSTACLMNIKQREDETLRAYITRLNKEALSIDEADDKILVAAFTSGLRKDKFLFSLYKNDPKTMTDVLYKATKYINAEDALLAREERPKKKERQEDTRQDRGRKVAKTGDQRDEKRSRPPTGRFTNFTPLTAPIDQVLMQIKDKGALTFPGKLKGDPNKRPRDKYCCFHRDHGHDTANCYDLKQQIETLIR